A region of Halosolutus amylolyticus DNA encodes the following proteins:
- a CDS encoding efflux RND transporter permease subunit codes for MSGRIAGRYADAIVSHSRLVVVLVLLLTAVVGAGAAIGESEGGGIGQFDVDSEETRAQEEIDATYGTDERIVAQIVVRDEDGDVLTRESLLEGLRLQQEIREDDALNATLDEQGVVGIENVVATAAVFEDRQASATGPPDTTGQPDTSAPTLDEQITALESRSDAEVEALLADVLDPEGEQGPAGGSGGTGDPYEFLPQDYERGSTTADARITFVFQVDDSGPDEDPEAAYDAQVAIDRLVEDRFDDAFVFGQGITDEASANAVGDSFAIITPVALVLVLFALGVAYRDVVDVLLSLVGIAVVMAWLAGIMGWLEIPSSQLLIAVPFLLIGLSIDYSLHVIMRSREARAGLLDRDDTAAADGSSPGVRAGMRASVGGVVLALAAATFSTGIGFLSNVVSPLPAIRDFAILSAGGILATFVAFAVLVPALKVEVDDMLEGRFGLDRARQPFGAGAGVANRVLSGGVAVVQRAPIAIVLLALVLAVGGAYGATGIDTEFNQADFLPEDAPEWAKSLPGPLAPGTYTISDDAAYLGDNFRERGEGSRTEILIRGDVTDPATLATIEDATANVDGDGTLVVRSDGRAAIESPVTVLRALAAENESVAAALAERDTDGDGLPDEDLAGLYDVLYEADENAASSVLYRSGDGDDREYESARLLVSVRGDAAAQDAADDTRSVASAIEAESGGSITAVATGGPVTTAVIQDALLETLVQAFAVTLVVIFAFLTVLYWVRYRSLSLGAVTLAPVVAALAWLLGAMALLDLPFNSETAVITSLAIGLGVDYSIHVGERFIDERREAGRTAASRSEALERALAATVTGTGGALFGSALTTAAGFGVLALALAPPLQRFGLVTGLSIVFAFVSCLTVLPCLLVLRERLLAWSAT; via the coding sequence ATGAGCGGACGGATCGCGGGCAGGTACGCGGACGCGATCGTCTCGCACAGCCGACTCGTCGTCGTGCTCGTTCTCCTGCTAACCGCCGTCGTCGGCGCGGGGGCGGCGATCGGCGAGAGCGAGGGCGGGGGGATCGGACAGTTCGACGTCGACTCCGAGGAGACGCGGGCACAGGAGGAGATCGACGCCACGTACGGCACCGACGAGCGGATCGTCGCCCAGATCGTCGTTCGCGACGAGGATGGTGACGTCCTGACCCGCGAGTCGCTGCTCGAGGGGCTCCGGCTCCAGCAGGAGATCCGCGAGGACGACGCGCTGAACGCGACGCTCGACGAACAGGGGGTCGTCGGTATCGAAAACGTCGTCGCGACGGCCGCGGTCTTCGAAGACCGGCAGGCATCGGCGACCGGTCCGCCGGATACGACCGGCCAGCCCGACACCAGTGCGCCCACGCTCGACGAGCAGATCACCGCTCTCGAATCCCGATCGGACGCGGAGGTCGAGGCCCTCCTCGCCGACGTGCTCGATCCCGAGGGAGAGCAGGGTCCGGCCGGCGGGTCCGGCGGGACCGGGGATCCGTACGAGTTCCTGCCGCAGGACTACGAGCGCGGATCGACTACCGCCGACGCTCGCATCACGTTCGTCTTCCAGGTCGACGACAGCGGCCCCGACGAGGATCCCGAGGCCGCCTACGATGCGCAGGTCGCGATCGATCGACTCGTCGAGGACCGGTTCGACGACGCGTTCGTCTTCGGGCAGGGCATCACCGACGAGGCCTCCGCGAACGCCGTCGGCGACAGTTTCGCCATCATCACGCCAGTCGCGCTGGTACTCGTCCTGTTCGCGCTCGGGGTCGCCTATCGCGACGTGGTCGACGTCCTGCTCAGCCTCGTCGGCATCGCGGTGGTGATGGCCTGGCTCGCGGGCATCATGGGCTGGCTCGAGATTCCATCGAGCCAGCTGCTGATCGCCGTCCCGTTCCTGCTGATCGGGCTGAGCATCGACTACTCGCTCCACGTGATTATGCGCTCGCGCGAAGCGCGGGCAGGACTGCTCGATCGAGACGACACGGCCGCCGCCGACGGCTCCAGTCCGGGCGTTCGGGCCGGAATGCGGGCCAGCGTCGGCGGCGTCGTCCTCGCGCTGGCGGCCGCGACGTTCTCGACCGGGATCGGGTTCCTCTCGAACGTCGTCAGCCCCCTGCCGGCGATCCGGGACTTCGCGATCCTCTCCGCGGGAGGGATCCTCGCGACGTTCGTCGCGTTCGCCGTCCTCGTCCCGGCACTGAAAGTCGAGGTGGACGACATGCTCGAGGGCCGGTTCGGACTCGATCGCGCCAGGCAGCCGTTCGGTGCGGGCGCGGGAGTCGCCAACCGGGTCCTCTCCGGGGGCGTCGCGGTCGTCCAGCGGGCTCCGATCGCGATCGTTCTACTCGCACTCGTGCTGGCCGTCGGCGGCGCGTACGGTGCCACGGGGATCGACACGGAGTTCAACCAGGCCGACTTCCTCCCGGAGGACGCCCCGGAGTGGGCCAAGTCCCTCCCCGGGCCGCTCGCGCCGGGCACGTACACGATCAGCGACGACGCCGCGTATCTCGGGGACAACTTCCGGGAACGCGGCGAGGGCAGCCGCACCGAGATCCTGATACGCGGGGACGTGACCGATCCGGCGACCCTCGCGACGATAGAGGACGCGACCGCGAACGTCGACGGCGACGGAACGCTCGTCGTTCGATCGGACGGGCGAGCGGCGATCGAGAGCCCCGTGACGGTGCTCCGGGCGCTCGCAGCCGAGAACGAGTCCGTCGCCGCCGCACTCGCCGAGCGCGATACGGACGGCGACGGATTGCCGGACGAGGACCTCGCGGGCCTCTACGACGTGCTCTACGAGGCCGACGAGAACGCCGCGTCGTCGGTCCTCTATCGATCCGGCGACGGCGACGACCGCGAGTACGAGTCCGCGCGCCTCCTCGTGAGCGTCCGCGGCGACGCGGCGGCACAGGACGCGGCCGACGACACCCGGTCGGTGGCGTCCGCGATCGAGGCCGAGTCCGGCGGGTCGATTACCGCCGTCGCGACCGGGGGCCCGGTCACGACGGCAGTCATCCAGGACGCCCTGCTGGAGACCCTCGTACAGGCGTTCGCCGTCACGCTGGTGGTCATTTTCGCGTTCCTCACCGTCCTCTACTGGGTACGGTACCGATCGCTCTCGCTTGGAGCGGTGACGCTCGCTCCGGTCGTGGCCGCGCTCGCGTGGCTGCTGGGGGCGATGGCGCTGCTCGATCTCCCGTTCAACAGCGAGACGGCGGTCATCACCAGCCTCGCGATCGGGCTCGGCGTCGACTACAGCATTCACGTGGGCGAACGGTTCATCGACGAGCGGCGCGAGGCCGGTCGCACCGCGGCCTCGCGATCGGAGGCGCTCGAGCGCGCGCTCGCCGCGACCGTCACCGGAACCGGCGGGGCGCTGTTCGGCAGCGCGCTCACGACGGCGGCGGGCTTCGGCGTGCTCGCGCTCGCGCTGGCTCCTCCCCTCCAGCGGTTCGGGCTCGTAACGGGGTTGAGCATCGTCTTCGCGTTCGTGTCCTGCCTGACGGTCCTGCCGTGTCTGCTCGTTCTGCGGGAGCGACTGCTCGCGTGGAGCGCCACCTAA
- a CDS encoding valine--tRNA ligase — MSMDAPEQDSDEPSLEGGYDPEAVESRWQSRWVDEEVYAYEGDAERDPNTVYAIDTPPPTVSGSLHMGHLYGHTLQDFAARFQRMADGDVLFPFGYDDNGIASERLTEKELDIRHQDYERREFQNRCREVCQEYEADFTRKMQGLGCSIDWSNTYKTIEPRVQRISQLSFLDLYEKGREYRKKAPAIWCPECETAISQVEMEDDERGSHFNDIAFEVASEGAPRDEFVISTTRPELLPACVSVFVHPDDDENQDLVGETARVPIFGQEVPIIADDRVDMEKGSGVVMCCTFGDQNDIEWYQAHDLPLRVAIDESATMTDLAGDYEGLSTEEAREEIVEDLDDEGALRDRWEISHTVQVHERCETPVEFRVSKQWYVEILDHKEEYLEAGREMDWYPEKMFTRYKHWIEGLEWDWLISRQRDSGIPFPVWYCADCDHEVMADREDLPVDPLSDEPPVNECPQCGADDFVPEDDVFDTWATSSLTPLINAGWDWDADAEEFTMEHPELYPFDLRPQGHDIISFWLFHTIVKCYEHTGEVPFDATMINGHVLDENREKMSKSKGNVVEPDEVLAEYPVDAVRFWAASAAVGDDFPYQEKDLTAGEKLLRKLWNASKLVDTLAPRDPDEPAELEAIDRWLLAELDDATEELTGMLEGYEFAKARDRLRTFFWNTFCDDYLEIAKTREDNPSTQYALRTAHRTFLELWAPFLPHVTEEIWQAIYSDGEDDLTETSIHVRDWPSPQGHEADLEAGETAMEVISALRRYKSENQLPLNADLESVAVYGPIDGFVDAIQNVMHVQELTLLEEEPEISTEVAAIDLDYSTLGPKFGSKVGEIDAGIESGEYEIDQDAGVLRVAGEELEADLFEVELERAYSGDGEMLETESAVVILE; from the coding sequence ATGAGTATGGACGCACCCGAACAGGACAGCGACGAACCGTCCCTCGAAGGGGGGTACGACCCCGAAGCCGTCGAATCGCGCTGGCAGTCCCGCTGGGTCGACGAGGAGGTCTACGCCTACGAGGGCGACGCCGAACGCGACCCCAACACCGTCTACGCGATCGACACGCCGCCGCCGACGGTGTCGGGGAGCCTGCACATGGGCCACCTCTACGGCCACACGCTCCAGGACTTCGCCGCGAGATTCCAACGAATGGCCGACGGTGACGTCCTGTTCCCGTTCGGCTACGACGACAACGGGATCGCCTCGGAACGGCTGACCGAGAAGGAACTGGACATCCGCCACCAGGACTACGAGCGCCGCGAGTTCCAGAACCGCTGTCGCGAGGTCTGCCAGGAGTACGAGGCCGACTTCACGCGCAAGATGCAGGGACTCGGGTGTTCGATCGACTGGTCGAATACGTACAAGACGATCGAACCCCGCGTCCAGCGTATCTCCCAGCTTTCGTTCCTCGACCTCTACGAGAAGGGGCGCGAATACCGCAAGAAGGCGCCCGCGATCTGGTGTCCCGAGTGCGAGACGGCCATCTCGCAGGTCGAGATGGAGGACGACGAGCGGGGGTCGCACTTCAACGACATCGCCTTCGAGGTCGCCAGCGAGGGCGCGCCGCGCGACGAGTTCGTCATCTCGACGACCCGTCCCGAACTTCTCCCCGCGTGTGTCTCCGTCTTCGTCCACCCCGACGACGACGAGAACCAGGACCTCGTCGGCGAGACGGCCCGCGTCCCCATCTTCGGCCAGGAGGTGCCGATCATCGCGGACGATCGCGTCGACATGGAGAAAGGCAGCGGGGTCGTCATGTGCTGTACCTTCGGCGACCAGAACGACATCGAGTGGTACCAGGCCCACGACCTGCCGCTGCGGGTCGCGATCGACGAGTCCGCGACGATGACCGACCTCGCCGGCGACTACGAGGGGCTCTCGACCGAGGAGGCCCGCGAAGAGATCGTCGAGGACTTAGACGACGAAGGAGCCCTGCGCGATCGGTGGGAGATCTCCCACACGGTGCAGGTCCACGAGCGCTGCGAGACGCCCGTCGAGTTCCGCGTCTCCAAGCAGTGGTACGTCGAGATCTTAGACCACAAGGAGGAGTACCTCGAGGCCGGCCGGGAGATGGACTGGTACCCCGAGAAGATGTTTACCAGGTACAAACACTGGATCGAGGGCCTCGAGTGGGACTGGCTCATCTCGCGCCAGCGCGACTCGGGGATCCCGTTCCCGGTCTGGTACTGCGCCGACTGCGATCACGAGGTCATGGCCGATCGCGAGGACCTGCCGGTCGATCCCCTGAGCGACGAGCCGCCGGTGAACGAGTGTCCCCAGTGCGGGGCCGACGACTTCGTTCCGGAGGACGACGTCTTCGACACCTGGGCCACCTCCTCGCTGACCCCACTGATCAACGCCGGCTGGGACTGGGACGCGGACGCAGAGGAGTTCACGATGGAACATCCGGAACTGTACCCGTTCGATCTGCGCCCGCAGGGCCACGACATCATCTCGTTCTGGCTGTTCCACACGATCGTCAAGTGCTACGAGCACACCGGCGAGGTGCCGTTCGACGCGACGATGATCAACGGCCACGTCCTCGACGAGAACCGCGAGAAGATGTCCAAGTCGAAGGGCAACGTCGTCGAACCCGACGAAGTCCTCGCGGAGTACCCCGTCGACGCGGTCCGGTTCTGGGCCGCCAGCGCCGCGGTCGGCGACGACTTCCCGTACCAGGAGAAGGACCTGACCGCCGGCGAGAAGCTGCTGCGGAAGCTCTGGAACGCCTCCAAGCTGGTCGACACCCTCGCGCCCCGCGATCCCGACGAGCCCGCGGAACTCGAGGCGATCGATCGCTGGCTGCTGGCGGAGCTCGACGACGCGACCGAGGAGCTCACCGGCATGCTCGAGGGGTACGAGTTCGCGAAGGCCCGCGACCGCCTGCGGACGTTCTTCTGGAACACCTTCTGTGACGACTACCTCGAGATCGCCAAGACGCGGGAAGACAATCCGTCGACGCAGTACGCGCTCCGGACCGCCCACCGCACGTTCCTCGAGCTGTGGGCGCCGTTCCTTCCCCACGTCACGGAGGAGATCTGGCAGGCCATCTACAGCGACGGCGAGGACGACCTGACCGAGACCAGCATCCACGTTCGCGACTGGCCCAGCCCGCAGGGCCACGAGGCCGACCTCGAGGCCGGCGAGACCGCCATGGAAGTCATCTCCGCGCTCCGGCGCTACAAGAGCGAGAATCAGCTGCCGCTGAACGCCGATCTCGAGTCCGTCGCGGTCTACGGGCCGATCGACGGATTCGTGGACGCGATCCAGAACGTGATGCACGTCCAGGAGCTGACGCTGCTCGAGGAGGAACCCGAAATCTCGACCGAGGTCGCGGCGATCGACCTCGACTACTCGACGCTCGGGCCGAAGTTCGGCTCGAAGGTCGGCGAAATCGACGCCGGCATCGAGAGCGGCGAGTACGAGATCGATCAGGATGCCGGCGTGTTGCGGGTCGCCGGCGAGGAACTCGAGGCGGACCTCTTCGAGGTCGAACTCGAGCGGGCGTACTCGGGCGACGGCGA